In Acidobacteriota bacterium, one genomic interval encodes:
- a CDS encoding restriction endonuclease subunit S: MAAPLTTKGKKTIPTPWQERILKRDFEVVLGKMLQPDQDNELETEEPYLRSANVQWEGVDVSDIKMMWFSAREKKELLLRAGDLVVNEGGDVGRCATWTAGLDACYFQNSVNRVRPRQKASTRFLYYWLYNVKHAGFIDAVVSRTTIAHLTAEKLEAMPWPDAPPTDQQRIAAYLDASCASIDAAVAAKRKQLGTLDQVRKSAAHQVLSEGLRPGLPLKDSGIESIGAIPAHWDVKQIRFACEVNYGITLQLEKGQSAGDGVRILTVSNLTIDGNLNLEHEYYIDPAELTKADYLRRGDLLFNWRNGSQYHVGKTAYFDLEGEVAHVSFLLRIRCGRHMDPFFLRSYLGILKDAGFFSGAKDKVNKTFNSSELKRLRVVIPPRDEQTEVCAEIERRTKECNDVKAAIEGQIATLTAYRKSLIHECVTGQRRIAEADITRVKAHG; encoded by the coding sequence GGCCGCACCGCTCACCACGAAAGGTAAAAAGACCATTCCAACGCCTTGGCAGGAGAGGATTCTGAAGCGCGACTTTGAGGTCGTCCTCGGAAAGATGCTTCAGCCGGATCAAGACAATGAACTGGAAACGGAAGAGCCCTATCTCCGGTCTGCGAACGTCCAGTGGGAGGGCGTCGATGTCTCTGACATCAAAATGATGTGGTTCTCGGCACGGGAAAAGAAGGAACTGCTCCTGCGTGCAGGCGACTTGGTTGTCAATGAGGGTGGCGATGTCGGGCGTTGTGCAACTTGGACCGCAGGACTTGATGCGTGTTATTTCCAAAATTCAGTCAATCGGGTGCGCCCGCGTCAGAAAGCATCGACCCGCTTCCTCTACTACTGGCTCTACAACGTAAAACACGCTGGATTCATTGATGCGGTCGTGAGTCGCACAACCATCGCCCACCTTACAGCCGAAAAACTTGAAGCAATGCCTTGGCCTGATGCACCGCCTACCGACCAACAGCGGATCGCGGCGTATCTGGATGCGAGTTGCGCGTCAATTGACGCGGCGGTGGCCGCCAAACGTAAACAACTCGGAACACTTGATCAGGTCCGCAAATCCGCCGCACATCAAGTCTTGTCAGAGGGCCTCCGTCCTGGACTCCCACTCAAAGACTCCGGTATCGAATCCATTGGCGCCATTCCCGCGCATTGGGACGTGAAGCAGATACGCTTTGCCTGTGAGGTCAACTATGGCATCACGCTACAACTTGAGAAGGGCCAGTCTGCTGGTGATGGTGTACGCATTCTGACCGTCAGCAATCTGACGATCGACGGAAATCTCAACCTCGAACATGAGTACTACATTGACCCGGCTGAACTGACGAAAGCCGACTACCTGCGCCGAGGTGACCTGCTTTTTAACTGGCGGAATGGCAGTCAATATCACGTCGGCAAGACGGCGTATTTCGATTTGGAAGGCGAGGTTGCCCACGTCTCGTTCCTGCTTCGCATCCGCTGCGGTCGGCACATGGATCCTTTCTTCCTACGCAGCTATTTGGGAATATTGAAGGACGCAGGGTTTTTCTCCGGCGCGAAGGACAAAGTTAATAAAACATTCAACTCGTCAGAGTTGAAGCGCTTGCGAGTGGTTATACCGCCGCGGGACGAGCAAACAGAGGTATGCGCGGAAATCGAGCGACGCACCAAGGAATGCAACGATGTGAAAGCAGCTATCGAAGGCCAAATCGCAACCCTCACCGCTTACCGCAAGTCGCTGATTCACGAATGCGTCACCGGCCAGCGGCGAATCGCCGAGGCCGATATCACTCGCGTCAAAGCACATGGTTAA